From a region of the Deltaproteobacteria bacterium genome:
- a CDS encoding Rieske 2Fe-2S domain-containing protein: protein MEEAGEPHLEPAGQTGDHLWSRRSLLALTGWGAVFGGLAVALAAFVRFLFPRVLFEPPSTFKAGFPAEYRVGTVSERFKEREQVWIARNEEGFYALLAVCTHLGCTPRWQASDARFRCPCHGSGFHRDGSNFEGPAPRPLERVRISLADDGQLLVDRARRYRHELGEWGEEGAFLPYREGQG from the coding sequence ATGGAAGAAGCAGGCGAGCCGCACCTCGAGCCGGCGGGGCAGACCGGCGACCACCTCTGGTCGCGGCGCAGCCTCCTCGCGCTCACCGGGTGGGGCGCCGTCTTCGGGGGCCTCGCGGTGGCGCTGGCGGCCTTCGTGCGCTTCCTTTTCCCCCGGGTGCTCTTCGAGCCGCCGAGCACCTTCAAGGCCGGCTTCCCGGCGGAGTACCGGGTCGGCACCGTCTCCGAGCGCTTCAAGGAGCGGGAGCAGGTGTGGATCGCGCGGAACGAGGAGGGCTTCTACGCCTTGCTGGCGGTCTGCACCCACCTGGGCTGCACCCCCCGCTGGCAGGCCAGCGACGCCCGCTTCCGTTGCCCCTGTCATGGCTCGGGCTTCCACCGGGACGGCTCGAACTTCGAGGGGCCCGCGCCCCGGCCCCTGGAGCGCGTGCGGATCTCCCTCGCCGACGACGGCCAGCTCCTGGTCGATCGCGCCCGCCGCTACCGGCACGAGCTGGGCGAGTGGGGGGAGGAGGGCGCCTTCCTGCCCTACCGGGAGGGGCAGGGATGA
- a CDS encoding FYDLN acid domain-containing protein: MPTSGTRKDLGKKHVCHECGAKYYDLHRPVPTCPKCGADPREYVESSAPRASTAALRRPPLAEPPEDPPDDEETEVDDEEEEDDDDDRAVEVMAEEGYGKTGYDDDPPVDEEEDEDRDDDNDLDDDDDDDDDDDDLDDDDDGDDFENEDID, from the coding sequence ATGCCGACCAGCGGAACCCGCAAGGATCTCGGGAAGAAGCACGTCTGCCACGAGTGTGGCGCCAAGTATTACGACCTGCACCGCCCGGTGCCGACCTGCCCGAAGTGCGGTGCGGATCCCCGCGAGTACGTCGAGTCCTCGGCGCCCCGCGCCTCCACGGCGGCCCTCCGCCGCCCGCCCCTCGCCGAGCCCCCCGAGGATCCTCCGGACGACGAGGAGACCGAGGTGGACGATGAGGAAGAAGAGGACGATGATGACGATCGCGCCGTCGAGGTGATGGCCGAGGAGGGCTACGGGAAGACGGGCTACGACGACGACCCGCCCGTGGACGAGGAAGAGGACGAAGACCGGGACGACGACAACGATCTCGACGACGACGACGACGACGACGACGACGATGACGACCTGGACGACGATGACGACGGCGACGATTTCGAAAACGAGGACATTGATTGA
- a CDS encoding carboxypeptidase regulatory-like domain-containing protein — translation MKSWKRGLLLGLLVAGLAGCPEEPADPGTPLAAEGGAATAPAPPPLEGKLLLKGTVHFEGEAPARVKLDRRSDPVCAKTDAYAEEVLVADGKLANVVVTISDPRLPKKTASEELTIGQAACLYRPRVQCGLDGQVVRITNSDPTLHNVHGFREGGARSWFNQAQLQGAPAIRKKLKGPEVAVFKCDIHTWMAAYVRVTESGHCAVTTPDGRYALPGLPPGTWMVTAWHEVYGEQQAEITLVEGEEAHLDFKFGPADGP, via the coding sequence GTGAAGAGCTGGAAGCGAGGGTTGCTCCTGGGGCTCCTGGTGGCCGGGCTGGCCGGCTGCCCGGAAGAGCCCGCGGACCCGGGGACGCCGCTCGCCGCCGAGGGGGGAGCGGCCACCGCCCCGGCGCCGCCGCCGCTCGAGGGGAAGCTCCTCCTGAAGGGGACGGTCCACTTCGAGGGTGAGGCTCCAGCCCGGGTGAAGCTCGACCGCCGCTCGGATCCGGTCTGCGCGAAGACCGACGCCTACGCGGAGGAGGTCCTCGTCGCCGACGGGAAGCTCGCCAACGTGGTGGTGACGATCTCCGACCCGCGCCTCCCGAAGAAGACGGCCTCCGAGGAGCTGACCATCGGCCAGGCAGCCTGCCTCTACCGCCCGCGGGTGCAGTGCGGCCTCGACGGTCAGGTCGTGCGGATCACCAACTCCGATCCCACCCTCCACAACGTCCATGGCTTCCGGGAGGGTGGGGCGAGGTCCTGGTTCAACCAGGCCCAGCTGCAGGGCGCGCCCGCGATCCGCAAGAAGCTCAAGGGACCCGAGGTCGCCGTCTTCAAGTGCGACATCCACACCTGGATGGCCGCCTACGTCCGGGTCACCGAGAGCGGCCACTGCGCCGTCACCACGCCGGACGGGCGCTACGCCCTGCCGGGGCTCCCGCCGGGGACCTGGATGGTCACGGCCTGGCACGAGGTCTACGGCGAACAGCAGGCCGAGATCACCCTCGTCGAGGGGGAGGAGGCCCACCTCGACTTCAAATTCGGTCCGGCCGACGGACCCTGA
- a CDS encoding cytochrome b N-terminal domain-containing protein, translating to MSRRSLWERILASQLWRSIFRHGYADTPRNRVLQISSNVWLHLHPTKVPRHAVRFRYTWCAGGLSFLLFLVTVVTGVVLMFYYRPTAEYAYADIKYLDFDVPFGMLMRNLHRWGAHAMVVLVWLHMLRVFLTGSYKAPREFNWVVGVGLLALTLLLSFTGYLLPWDQLALWAVTVGTNMARAAPFLGHEGPFGAELGATARHDLRALFTGGSVVGPPTLLRFYVLHCIFLPLLASLGMVLHFWRVRKDGGISGPL from the coding sequence ATGAGCCGGCGCTCGCTCTGGGAGCGGATCCTCGCCTCGCAGCTCTGGCGCTCGATCTTCCGCCACGGCTACGCGGACACGCCTCGCAACCGGGTGCTGCAGATCTCCTCCAACGTCTGGCTGCACCTGCACCCCACCAAGGTGCCACGCCACGCCGTGCGGTTCCGCTACACCTGGTGCGCCGGAGGGCTCTCCTTCCTGCTCTTCCTGGTCACCGTCGTCACCGGCGTGGTGCTGATGTTCTACTACCGGCCCACCGCCGAGTACGCCTACGCCGACATCAAGTACCTCGACTTCGACGTGCCCTTCGGGATGCTGATGCGGAACCTGCACCGCTGGGGCGCCCACGCGATGGTGGTCCTCGTCTGGCTGCACATGCTGCGGGTCTTCCTGACCGGCTCCTACAAGGCGCCGCGCGAGTTCAACTGGGTCGTCGGGGTGGGGCTGCTGGCGCTCACGCTGCTGCTCTCCTTCACCGGCTACCTGCTGCCCTGGGATCAGCTCGCCCTCTGGGCGGTCACGGTGGGCACGAACATGGCCCGGGCGGCCCCCTTCCTGGGGCACGAGGGGCCCTTCGGGGCCGAGCTGGGCGCGACCGCCCGCCACGATCTGCGCGCGCTCTTCACCGGCGGCTCGGTGGTCGGGCCGCCCACCCTGCTGCGCTTCTACGTCCTCCACTGCATCTTCCTGCCCCTCCTCGCCTCGCTCGGGATGGTCCTGCACTTCTGGCGGGTCCGGAAGGACGGCGGCATCTCGGGGCCCCTCTAG
- a CDS encoding tetratricopeptide repeat protein: EAPQAAPVAVPPPAPVAPRPAAPRPAAPVHVPDDADVDYTQFDEAPPKKSGKAGLIGTIAVMVLGAVGLAGYGFWYTRSAENAREMSKLLKTAQEQLSQDSYGAYRTASGTLEQILDVDPEQFAAHAYLAYINILRWGVHGEGETYKQQGEEHIRQAEAHGMDHSHLIAARAYHKFFSGDHAGGAAILEEVLGRDDVTSGLLSGALGSIYLWDGNLEKAQEWLLKANRFSPGDPYILSTLGDLERRKGNMSGSWNYYDQALRFDTGHVESLLGKALIILDNERMESEKADPLIKQVKGLDAQMVSPRQAALADFARAQLLYEQGKTEEARAEEDKALILQGSNPDIRLMIGRRFFREEKFVEAEASIRQAIDLEPKRARFYVELAQVLLKKKGGAKEAVTALEKARATIPNDSKLLILLGDAHAEGGDKGKALAAYNQAITEEGGTFPEAQLAIGKLHRRSGDLDKSIPEFEKALAQFQEKIRPRGQAEASLELAKAYFAKGDHEKSKEWLGKALKNDPSFADTYFFLGKSMIGTKATKSDGQTALENYLKLAPSGRYAEEAKKLLK; the protein is encoded by the coding sequence AGGCCGGGCTCATCGGCACCATCGCGGTGATGGTCCTCGGGGCCGTCGGCCTGGCGGGCTACGGCTTCTGGTACACCCGCTCGGCAGAGAACGCCCGCGAGATGTCCAAGCTGCTGAAGACGGCTCAGGAGCAGCTCTCCCAGGACTCCTACGGTGCCTACCGCACCGCCTCCGGCACCCTCGAGCAGATCCTCGACGTGGATCCCGAGCAGTTCGCCGCGCACGCCTACCTCGCCTACATCAACATCCTGCGCTGGGGTGTCCACGGCGAGGGCGAGACCTACAAGCAGCAGGGCGAGGAGCACATCCGGCAGGCCGAGGCCCATGGCATGGACCACAGCCACCTGATCGCGGCGCGGGCCTACCACAAGTTCTTCAGCGGCGATCACGCCGGCGGCGCCGCCATCCTCGAGGAGGTCCTCGGCCGCGACGACGTGACCTCGGGCCTGCTCTCGGGCGCGCTGGGCAGCATCTACCTCTGGGACGGAAATCTGGAGAAAGCCCAGGAGTGGCTGCTCAAGGCCAACCGCTTCTCCCCCGGCGATCCCTACATCCTCTCGACCCTCGGTGATCTCGAGCGGCGCAAGGGGAACATGAGCGGCTCCTGGAACTACTACGACCAGGCGCTGCGCTTCGACACCGGCCACGTCGAGTCCCTCCTGGGCAAGGCCCTGATCATCCTCGACAACGAGCGGATGGAGTCCGAGAAGGCCGATCCCCTCATCAAGCAGGTGAAGGGCCTGGACGCCCAGATGGTCTCGCCTCGCCAGGCGGCGCTCGCCGACTTCGCCCGGGCCCAGCTCCTCTACGAGCAGGGCAAGACCGAGGAGGCGAGGGCCGAGGAGGACAAGGCCCTGATCCTCCAGGGCAGCAACCCCGACATCCGCCTGATGATCGGGCGGCGCTTCTTCCGCGAGGAGAAGTTCGTCGAGGCCGAGGCCTCCATCCGCCAGGCCATCGACCTCGAGCCCAAGCGGGCGCGCTTCTACGTCGAGCTGGCGCAGGTCCTCCTCAAGAAGAAGGGCGGCGCGAAGGAGGCGGTCACCGCCCTGGAGAAGGCGCGGGCGACGATCCCCAACGACTCCAAGCTGCTCATCCTCCTGGGCGACGCCCACGCCGAGGGCGGCGACAAGGGCAAGGCGCTGGCGGCCTACAACCAGGCCATCACCGAGGAGGGCGGCACCTTCCCGGAGGCGCAGCTGGCCATCGGCAAGCTGCACCGGCGCTCCGGGGACCTCGACAAGTCCATCCCCGAGTTCGAGAAGGCGCTGGCCCAGTTCCAGGAGAAGATCCGGCCGCGCGGGCAGGCCGAGGCCTCCCTCGAGCTGGCGAAGGCTTACTTCGCCAAGGGCGACCACGAGAAGTCGAAGGAGTGGCTGGGCAAGGCCCTCAAGAACGACCCCTCCTTCGCGGACACCTACTTCTTCCTGGGCAAGTCGATGATCGGCACCAAGGCCACGAAGAGCGATGGCCAGACCGCCCTGGAGAACTACCTGAAGCTCGCGCCTTCGGGGCGGTACGCCGAGGAAGCCAAGAAGCTGCTGAAGTAG
- a CDS encoding universal stress protein, whose product MATRATKKKAAAKKTTKKAPRYQTTGEVDRRQRRRQKVIVPIDFSECSRSALDFAVDYIQKVPSELYLFHVFEQTNRLSFVGRNLAQKVDAELERMEGLVLAELEKMAETEKKKLRNYHCRVASGKPWEEILKITANLSADVIIMGSHGRDDMQKVLVGSQTEKVVRRAPCTVICVRPKDPYFVMP is encoded by the coding sequence ATGGCGACACGGGCGACGAAGAAGAAGGCGGCGGCCAAGAAGACCACCAAGAAGGCCCCCCGGTACCAGACCACCGGTGAGGTCGATCGCCGCCAGCGGCGGCGGCAGAAGGTGATCGTGCCGATCGACTTCTCGGAGTGCAGCCGGTCCGCCCTCGACTTCGCCGTCGACTACATCCAGAAGGTCCCCTCGGAGCTCTACCTCTTCCACGTCTTCGAGCAGACCAACCGACTCTCCTTCGTGGGCCGCAACCTGGCCCAGAAGGTCGACGCCGAGCTCGAGCGGATGGAGGGGCTGGTCCTGGCCGAGCTCGAGAAGATGGCCGAGACCGAGAAGAAGAAGCTGCGCAACTACCACTGCCGGGTCGCCAGCGGTAAGCCGTGGGAGGAGATCCTCAAGATCACGGCGAACCTCTCGGCGGACGTCATCATCATGGGCAGCCACGGCCGGGACGACATGCAGAAGGTCCTGGTGGGCAGCCAGACCGAGAAGGTGGTCCGGCGCGCCCCCTGCACCGTGATCTGCGTGCGGCCGAAGGACCCCTACTTCGTGATGCCCTAG
- a CDS encoding c-type cytochrome, producing MTRPVELQSRTPHFFAAALLLAAVTVWAVHDELETRRPWKAHQRAFFALEVRRGAEGLPSRGGERQPELSQIWLPELDVVDRCTSCHLGIDRPDYGDPEEIVAFANEVMDRDGEEAEVERRFGVPWATIEGWMDEADRGEVPRQEVPRLFRSHPHLQALIQDAHPFERFGCTPCHEGQGPQTKGVGGWLDGRPFDHGRNDPHWERPMLSLGSETEPPYVQATCPDCHGDLLRLPFAETLQQGQALARTLACWGCHPIEGLSPERRRGPTLEHLRAKTTPGWIAEWLRHPAAWREGTTMPNLWPEAVDASLPEGERASFAAGRASEVEAITAFLWQQARGAEGYLEPAPPAGEAARGRALVDTLGCRGCHAIEPDDPLVTVDGSRRRSRAPRLSGIGAKTSYAWLFSWLRGPSRLWPDARMPDLRLEPGEAADLAAYLAGLGAEGRPPPPEGQADAADPASLAGRGEELVAQYGCFGCHAIRGFEEHQRVGPDLSRFGEKPPRQLAWGEVGPTERSWHTWTSTKLTAPRAFRTERIETRMPSYELDDDELRALLVFLRSRRARERPPSHRTTDDPRRAALGAGEELIHDHNCRGCHRLGGEGGQILSRYLENPNLAPPTLFSVGAKTRPDWLFHYLKDPSRFRIRPYLTLRMPTFAWREGEATRLVAYFNALDGSTYPYLDVVPQTDADTLAQGQAMFEKLRCTQCHLTSATIPPNTDLKAVAPNLANAHFRLRPDWVPRWIHNPATWLEGARMPTFWPDGLSPFPELLGGDADRQMEAVRDHVLSIGAGGAGLGADAAGP from the coding sequence ATGACCCGCCCCGTCGAGCTCCAGAGCCGCACCCCCCACTTCTTCGCGGCGGCGCTCCTCCTGGCCGCGGTCACGGTCTGGGCCGTCCACGACGAGCTCGAGACCCGGCGGCCCTGGAAGGCGCACCAGCGCGCCTTCTTCGCGCTGGAGGTGCGGCGCGGGGCGGAGGGGCTGCCCTCCCGGGGCGGGGAGCGGCAGCCCGAGCTCTCGCAGATCTGGCTGCCCGAGCTGGACGTGGTGGACCGCTGCACCAGCTGCCACCTGGGGATCGACCGCCCCGACTACGGCGACCCCGAGGAGATCGTCGCCTTCGCCAACGAGGTGATGGACCGCGACGGCGAGGAGGCGGAGGTCGAGCGCCGCTTCGGCGTCCCCTGGGCGACGATCGAGGGGTGGATGGACGAGGCCGATCGCGGCGAGGTCCCGCGTCAGGAGGTGCCGCGGCTCTTCCGGTCGCACCCGCACCTCCAGGCGTTGATCCAGGACGCGCACCCCTTCGAGCGCTTCGGCTGCACCCCCTGCCACGAGGGCCAGGGTCCCCAGACGAAGGGGGTCGGGGGCTGGCTGGACGGCCGGCCCTTCGATCACGGCCGGAACGATCCGCATTGGGAGCGCCCGATGCTCTCGCTGGGCAGCGAGACCGAGCCGCCCTACGTCCAGGCGACCTGCCCGGACTGCCACGGCGACCTGCTGCGGCTGCCCTTCGCCGAGACCCTCCAGCAGGGGCAGGCGCTGGCGCGGACCCTGGCCTGCTGGGGCTGCCATCCGATCGAGGGGCTCTCCCCCGAGCGCCGGCGGGGCCCGACCCTGGAGCACCTGCGCGCCAAGACCACCCCCGGGTGGATCGCCGAGTGGCTGCGCCACCCCGCCGCCTGGCGGGAGGGCACCACCATGCCCAACCTCTGGCCGGAGGCGGTGGATGCCAGTCTGCCGGAGGGCGAGCGGGCGAGCTTCGCGGCCGGGCGCGCGAGCGAGGTCGAGGCCATCACGGCCTTCCTCTGGCAGCAGGCCCGGGGCGCCGAGGGCTACCTCGAGCCCGCGCCCCCCGCCGGGGAGGCCGCGCGCGGCCGGGCCCTGGTGGACACCCTTGGCTGCCGCGGCTGCCATGCGATCGAGCCGGACGATCCGCTGGTGACGGTGGACGGTTCCCGCAGGCGATCCCGGGCCCCCCGCCTCTCGGGGATCGGGGCCAAGACCTCCTACGCCTGGCTCTTTAGCTGGCTGCGGGGGCCCTCCCGGCTCTGGCCCGACGCCCGGATGCCGGACCTCCGCCTCGAGCCCGGGGAGGCGGCCGACCTCGCGGCCTACCTCGCGGGGCTGGGCGCGGAGGGGCGCCCACCGCCGCCGGAGGGGCAGGCCGACGCCGCCGACCCGGCGTCGCTCGCGGGGAGGGGAGAGGAGCTGGTGGCGCAGTACGGCTGCTTCGGCTGCCACGCGATCCGGGGCTTCGAGGAGCACCAGCGGGTCGGCCCCGACCTCTCGCGCTTCGGGGAGAAGCCGCCCCGGCAGCTCGCCTGGGGGGAGGTCGGGCCCACCGAGCGCAGCTGGCACACCTGGACGAGCACCAAGCTCACCGCGCCCCGGGCGTTTCGCACCGAGCGCATCGAGACCCGGATGCCGAGCTACGAGCTGGACGACGACGAGCTGCGCGCGCTGCTGGTCTTCCTGCGCTCCCGCCGGGCGCGGGAGCGGCCCCCGAGCCACCGCACCACCGACGATCCTCGACGCGCGGCGCTCGGGGCGGGGGAGGAGCTGATCCACGATCACAACTGCCGGGGCTGCCACCGGCTGGGAGGGGAGGGCGGGCAGATCCTCTCGCGCTACCTCGAGAACCCGAACCTGGCGCCGCCGACCCTCTTCAGCGTGGGGGCCAAGACCCGGCCGGACTGGCTCTTCCACTACCTGAAGGATCCCTCCCGCTTCCGGATCCGCCCCTACCTGACGCTGCGGATGCCGACCTTCGCCTGGCGAGAGGGGGAGGCGACCCGCCTGGTGGCCTACTTCAACGCGCTGGACGGCTCGACCTACCCCTACCTCGACGTCGTGCCCCAGACCGACGCCGACACCCTCGCGCAGGGGCAGGCGATGTTCGAGAAGCTGCGCTGCACCCAGTGCCACCTCACCTCGGCCACGATCCCGCCGAACACCGACCTGAAGGCGGTCGCCCCGAACCTCGCCAACGCCCACTTCCGCCTGCGCCCCGACTGGGTGCCGCGCTGGATCCACAACCCGGCCACCTGGCTCGAGGGCGCGCGGATGCCGACCTTCTGGCCCGATGGGCTCTCGCCCTTTCCCGAGCTCCTCGGGGGAGACGCGGATCGGCAGATGGAGGCCGTGAGGGATCACGTCCTCTCCATCGGCGCCGGCGGGGCGGGCCTCGGCGCGGACGCGGCCGGGCCGTGA
- a CDS encoding cytochrome C: MSAGERKTSELPDRVHAWPHLVKVEFIAALLMLAFLLAWSILLDAPLEEPANPAVTPDPSKAPWYFVGLQELLVYFDPWIAGVLLPLMILTGLVAIPYVDRNPKGNGGYTLRERPFALAVFLFGFLGLWIVPIVVGALFRGPGWHFYWPWETWEVGRAVAAASVDLPWLLGARGAAAQQVVGGGLVLAWLFLTLAGPWLLWRRRPFFVQLGLLRWLVVGVHLSVMLGVVVKVALRLLFSVKYVWVTPWFSL, encoded by the coding sequence ATGAGCGCTGGCGAGCGAAAGACGAGCGAGCTCCCCGACAGGGTGCACGCCTGGCCGCACCTGGTGAAGGTGGAGTTCATCGCGGCGCTGCTGATGCTCGCCTTCCTCCTGGCCTGGTCGATCCTGCTCGACGCGCCCCTGGAGGAGCCGGCCAACCCGGCGGTGACGCCCGATCCCTCCAAGGCCCCCTGGTACTTCGTGGGGTTGCAGGAGCTGCTGGTCTACTTCGACCCCTGGATCGCCGGGGTGCTGCTGCCGCTGATGATCCTCACCGGGCTGGTGGCCATCCCCTACGTCGACCGGAACCCGAAGGGGAACGGCGGCTACACCCTGCGCGAGCGCCCCTTCGCGCTGGCGGTCTTCCTCTTCGGGTTCCTCGGCCTGTGGATCGTGCCCATCGTGGTCGGGGCCCTCTTCCGCGGGCCGGGCTGGCACTTCTACTGGCCCTGGGAGACCTGGGAGGTGGGCCGGGCGGTGGCGGCCGCCAGCGTGGATCTGCCCTGGCTGCTCGGGGCGCGCGGCGCCGCGGCCCAGCAGGTGGTCGGGGGCGGGCTCGTCCTGGCCTGGCTCTTCCTCACCCTCGCCGGCCCCTGGTTGCTCTGGCGCCGCCGGCCCTTCTTCGTGCAGCTGGGGCTGCTGCGCTGGCTGGTGGTGGGCGTCCACCTCTCGGTGATGCTGGGGGTGGTGGTGAAGGTGGCGCTGCGCCTCCTCTTCTCGGTGAAGTACGTCTGGGTCACCCCCTGGTTCAGCCTATGA